A window of the Gemmatirosa kalamazoonensis genome harbors these coding sequences:
- a CDS encoding CTP synthase encodes MPNQTAAAPSNAAATQPTKFIFVTGGVVSSLGKGIAAASLGRLLVERGLRVTMLKFDPYLNVDPGTMSPFQHGEVFVTDDKAETDLDLGHYERFLDRSLSQANNVTTGRIYLNVISKERRGEYLGSTVQVIPHVTDEIKTAVKRVAPDNDVVIVEVGGTVGDIESQPFLEAIRQFRHEVGARNAVFIHLTLVPYIAAAGEVKTKPTQHSVRELMEIGIQPDFLICRSEQPLSEDVKRKIALFCNVDFGAVVESVDVPTIYEIPLAFHEQGLDARVCERLNLRTREPDLDEWRDIVRRIVEPRSRVRIAVVGKYTDYVDSYKSVQEALIHGGIANDVGVDIEWLSSDMFTDADRAREILADFDGLLVPGGFGVRGVEGMVEAIRAARETATPFFGICLGMQTAIIEFARNVCGIEDSHSSEFAPECANAVISLMESQQHVTDMGGTMRLGAYACRLTPDTHAAAAYGAPEVSERHRHRYEVSNRYRDTFVKHGMALSGLSPDGSLVEIVELADHPWFLGCQFHPELKSRPTRAHPLFREFIAAAARHHASGNGASFDGVRDGARVDGHAAAVNPLVSSLD; translated from the coding sequence ATGCCTAACCAAACCGCTGCCGCGCCGTCGAACGCCGCCGCGACGCAACCGACGAAGTTCATCTTCGTCACCGGGGGCGTCGTCTCCTCCCTCGGCAAGGGGATCGCGGCCGCCTCGCTCGGCCGACTGCTCGTCGAGCGCGGCCTCCGGGTCACCATGCTGAAGTTCGACCCGTACCTGAACGTGGATCCGGGCACCATGTCGCCGTTCCAGCACGGCGAGGTGTTCGTCACCGACGACAAGGCCGAGACCGACCTCGACCTCGGGCATTACGAGCGCTTCCTCGACCGCTCGCTGTCGCAGGCGAACAACGTCACGACGGGGCGCATCTACCTGAACGTCATCAGCAAGGAGCGCCGCGGCGAGTACCTCGGCTCCACCGTACAGGTCATCCCCCACGTCACCGACGAGATCAAGACCGCGGTGAAGCGCGTCGCGCCCGACAACGACGTGGTGATCGTCGAGGTCGGCGGCACCGTCGGCGACATCGAGTCGCAGCCGTTCCTCGAGGCGATCCGCCAGTTCCGCCACGAAGTCGGCGCACGCAACGCGGTGTTCATCCACCTCACGCTGGTGCCGTACATCGCCGCCGCGGGTGAGGTGAAGACGAAGCCGACGCAGCACTCGGTGCGCGAGCTCATGGAGATCGGAATCCAGCCGGACTTCCTGATCTGCCGCTCGGAGCAGCCGCTCTCCGAGGACGTCAAACGCAAGATCGCGCTGTTCTGCAACGTCGACTTCGGCGCCGTCGTCGAGAGCGTCGACGTGCCCACGATCTACGAGATCCCGCTCGCGTTCCACGAGCAGGGCCTAGACGCTCGCGTGTGCGAGCGCCTGAACCTCCGCACGCGCGAGCCCGATCTCGACGAGTGGCGCGACATCGTGCGCCGCATCGTGGAGCCGCGCTCCCGCGTGCGCATCGCCGTCGTCGGCAAGTACACCGACTACGTCGACAGCTACAAGAGCGTGCAGGAGGCGTTGATCCACGGCGGCATCGCGAACGACGTCGGCGTCGACATCGAGTGGCTGTCGAGCGACATGTTCACGGACGCCGACCGGGCACGCGAGATCCTCGCCGACTTCGACGGGCTGCTCGTCCCGGGCGGCTTCGGCGTGCGCGGCGTCGAGGGGATGGTCGAGGCGATCCGCGCGGCGCGCGAGACGGCGACGCCGTTCTTCGGGATCTGTCTCGGCATGCAGACGGCGATCATCGAGTTCGCGCGCAACGTCTGCGGCATCGAGGACAGCCACTCGAGCGAGTTCGCGCCGGAGTGCGCGAACGCGGTGATCTCGCTCATGGAGTCGCAGCAGCACGTGACCGACATGGGCGGCACCATGCGACTCGGCGCGTACGCGTGCCGGCTCACGCCCGACACGCACGCGGCCGCGGCGTACGGCGCGCCGGAGGTCAGTGAGCGCCACCGCCACCGCTACGAGGTGTCGAACCGCTACCGCGACACGTTCGTGAAGCACGGCATGGCGCTGAGCGGACTGTCGCCCGACGGCTCGCTCGTGGAGATCGTGGAGCTCGCGGACCACCCGTGGTTCCTCGGCTGCCAGTTCCACCCCGAGCTGAAGTCGCGCCCGACGCGCGCGCACCCGCTGTTCCGCGAGTTCATCGCCGCCGCGGCTCGGCATCACGCGTCGGGCAACGGCGCGTCGTTCGACGGCGTGCGCGACGGCGCGCGCGTGGACGGCCACGCCGCGGCGGTGAACCCGCTCGTCTCCTCGCTCGACTGA
- the kdsB gene encoding 3-deoxy-manno-octulosonate cytidylyltransferase, giving the protein MSLLAVIPARLGATRLPRKPLRLLGGVPLVVRVWQRVHQLAVADYCVVATDAHEVADVIRAAGGEAVLTRDDHPSGTDRVAEVATRPAFARYDCIVNIQGDEPFASADVIRAAATLVTSARFPLGTVACPAAPDALAQSDVVKVVTADDGRALYFSRAAIPHLRDDGDAHDRTLRDRLVHRHIGIYAYTRDALARWVALPPHPLERVERLEQLRPLAHGIPIGVAVVADPPPAGIDTEADLARADAEWPAWERAQRAHRTVVHRDPTPSHA; this is encoded by the coding sequence ATGAGCCTGCTCGCCGTGATCCCGGCGCGCCTCGGCGCCACGCGGCTCCCGCGCAAGCCGCTGCGCCTCCTCGGTGGCGTCCCGCTCGTCGTCCGCGTCTGGCAGCGCGTCCACCAGCTCGCCGTCGCGGACTACTGCGTCGTCGCCACCGACGCTCACGAAGTCGCCGACGTGATCCGGGCCGCCGGCGGCGAGGCCGTCCTCACCCGCGACGACCATCCGTCCGGCACCGACCGCGTGGCCGAAGTCGCGACGCGCCCGGCGTTCGCGCGCTACGACTGCATCGTAAATATCCAGGGCGACGAGCCGTTTGCCAGTGCCGACGTGATCCGCGCCGCGGCCACGCTCGTCACGAGCGCGCGCTTTCCGCTCGGCACCGTCGCGTGTCCCGCGGCGCCCGACGCGCTCGCGCAGTCCGACGTCGTGAAGGTCGTCACTGCCGACGACGGGCGCGCCCTGTATTTTTCGCGGGCGGCCATCCCGCATCTGCGCGACGACGGCGACGCCCACGACCGCACGCTGCGTGACCGCCTCGTCCACCGCCACATCGGCATCTACGCCTACACGCGCGACGCGCTGGCCCGTTGGGTCGCGCTGCCGCCGCACCCGCTCGAGCGCGTGGAGCGGCTGGAGCAGCTTCGCCCCCTCGCGCACGGCATCCCGATCGGCGTCGCCGTCGTCGCCGACCCGCCGCCGGCGGGCATCGACACCGAAGCGGACCTCGCGCGCGCCGACGCCGAGTGGCCCGCGTGGGAACGCGCGCAGCGCGCGCATCGCACCGTAGTCCATCGCGACCCGACACCGAGCCATGCCTAA
- a CDS encoding TerC family protein has translation MSHPLLWAVFTLGVLSVLALDLGVFHRRAHVVRAREAATWSVVWITLAALFGLGIYYFVGRQSALEFAAGYLVEEALSVDNLFVFLLLFSYFKVPEIQRHRVLFWGILGALLMRGAMIALGAALIHRFHWIIFVFGAFLVYTGARMAVSGGEQVDPEHNPALKLVRRVFPVTPTFRGQHFFVRARPAGGGAERWFATPLFIVLVLVETTDLVFAVDSIPAIFGVTNDPFIVYTSNVFAILGLRSLFFLLAGAITRFHLLRYGLAAVLAFVGVKMLVSSKWPIPIGISLGVIAALLGASVVASLLRPAPEGPTLSPRTGTTEEQPVATQGAEAPREAAPNERPV, from the coding sequence ATGTCGCATCCCCTGCTCTGGGCCGTCTTCACTCTCGGTGTGCTGAGCGTGCTCGCGCTCGACCTCGGCGTCTTCCACCGCCGAGCGCACGTCGTGCGCGCGCGCGAGGCCGCGACGTGGAGCGTCGTGTGGATCACGCTCGCCGCGCTGTTCGGCCTGGGCATCTACTACTTCGTCGGGCGGCAGTCGGCGCTGGAGTTCGCGGCCGGCTATCTCGTCGAGGAAGCGCTGTCGGTCGACAACCTGTTCGTGTTCCTCCTGCTCTTCAGCTACTTCAAGGTGCCGGAGATCCAGCGGCACCGCGTGCTGTTCTGGGGGATCCTCGGGGCGCTGCTCATGCGCGGCGCGATGATCGCGTTAGGCGCGGCGCTCATCCACCGCTTCCACTGGATCATCTTCGTGTTCGGCGCGTTCCTCGTGTACACGGGCGCGCGGATGGCCGTCTCCGGCGGCGAGCAGGTCGACCCGGAGCACAACCCGGCGCTCAAGCTCGTGCGCCGCGTCTTCCCCGTCACGCCGACGTTCCGCGGCCAGCACTTCTTCGTGCGCGCGCGGCCCGCCGGCGGTGGCGCCGAGCGGTGGTTCGCGACGCCGCTGTTCATCGTGCTCGTGCTCGTGGAGACGACGGACCTCGTCTTCGCGGTCGACTCGATCCCCGCCATCTTCGGCGTCACGAACGACCCGTTCATCGTCTACACGTCGAACGTGTTCGCGATACTCGGGCTGCGGTCGCTGTTCTTCCTCCTCGCCGGGGCGATCACGCGCTTCCACCTGCTGCGCTACGGGCTCGCCGCGGTGCTCGCGTTCGTCGGCGTGAAGATGCTCGTCTCGTCGAAGTGGCCGATCCCGATCGGCATCTCGCTCGGCGTCATCGCGGCGCTGCTCGGCGCATCGGTCGTCGCGTCGCTGCTCCGGCCGGCGCCCGAGGGGCCGACGCTCTCGCCGCGCACGGGGACCACCGAGGAGCAGCCCGTCGCGACCCAGGGCGCGGAGGCGCCGCGCGAGGCGGCGCCGAACGAGCGACCCGTGTGA
- a CDS encoding anthranilate synthase component II — protein sequence MILVIDNYDSFTYNLVQYLGALGADVVVRRNDAIDVDEVGALRPKAIVLSPGPCTPAEAGVTVPVVRRWGAEIPTLGVCLGHQAIGEAYGGHVVRARRVMHGKTSRILHDGTGLFAGLPSPLEVMRYHSLIVEDSSLPESLEVVSRASDDPSEIHAVRHREHPVWGVQFHPESILTTGGKQILQNFLALAG from the coding sequence ATGATCCTCGTCATCGACAACTACGACTCGTTCACGTACAACCTCGTGCAGTACCTCGGCGCGCTCGGTGCCGACGTGGTCGTGCGGCGCAACGACGCCATCGACGTGGACGAGGTGGGCGCGCTGCGGCCGAAGGCGATCGTGCTCTCGCCCGGGCCGTGCACGCCGGCCGAGGCAGGAGTCACCGTGCCCGTCGTGCGGCGGTGGGGCGCCGAGATCCCGACGCTCGGCGTGTGCCTCGGCCACCAGGCGATCGGGGAGGCGTACGGCGGCCACGTCGTGCGCGCGCGGCGCGTGATGCACGGCAAGACGTCGCGCATCCTGCACGACGGGACGGGACTGTTCGCCGGGCTGCCGTCGCCGCTCGAGGTGATGCGCTACCACTCGCTCATCGTCGAGGACTCGTCGCTCCCCGAGTCGCTGGAAGTCGTCTCGCGCGCGTCGGACGATCCGTCGGAGATCCACGCCGTTAGGCACCGCGAGCACCCCGTGTGGGGCGTGCAGTTCCACCCCGAGTCGATCCTCACGACCGGCGGGAAGCAGATCCTCCAGAACTTCCTGGCGCTCGCCGGATGA
- the xerD gene encoding site-specific tyrosine recombinase XerD, with amino-acid sequence MPPGAPLLPDETARAFLLERFQDFLSLESGAASNTREAYARDLARFASFALTVGARGPADLDARQLRNYVYHLKDLGLSPASIRRGVSAIRTYYRFLLSEGHVVRDPSERLETPRGWRSLPEVLTVEEVERLLAAPSLDDPFVFRDRAMLELAYGAGLRVSEWIGLAVRDLLLEDLLVRVFGKGGKERLVPIGGKAVGAVAMYLRELRPRLEKGRGRGILFLNARGEPLTRMGAWKVLRKHVERAGIEKTVTPHTLRHSFATHLLEGGADLRAVQEMLGHADISTTQIYTHVDREYLRSVHRQYHPRS; translated from the coding sequence ATGCCGCCCGGTGCTCCGCTGCTCCCCGACGAGACCGCGCGCGCGTTTCTGCTCGAGCGGTTCCAGGACTTCCTGTCGCTCGAGTCGGGCGCGGCGAGCAACACGCGCGAGGCGTACGCGCGCGACCTCGCCCGCTTCGCGAGCTTCGCGCTCACCGTCGGCGCGCGCGGCCCCGCCGACCTCGACGCCCGGCAGCTGCGGAACTACGTGTACCACCTGAAGGACCTCGGGCTCTCGCCGGCGTCCATCCGCCGCGGCGTCAGCGCCATCCGCACGTACTACCGGTTCCTGCTCTCCGAGGGCCACGTCGTGCGCGACCCGAGCGAGCGGCTGGAGACGCCGCGCGGATGGCGGTCGCTCCCCGAGGTGCTGACGGTCGAGGAGGTCGAGCGCCTGCTCGCTGCGCCCTCGCTCGACGACCCGTTCGTCTTCCGCGACCGCGCGATGCTGGAGCTCGCGTACGGGGCGGGGCTCCGCGTCTCGGAGTGGATCGGACTCGCGGTCCGCGACCTGTTGCTCGAGGACCTGCTCGTGCGGGTGTTCGGCAAGGGCGGCAAGGAACGCCTCGTCCCGATCGGCGGCAAGGCCGTCGGCGCCGTGGCCATGTATCTTCGAGAGCTGAGGCCGAGGCTGGAGAAGGGGCGCGGGCGCGGCATCCTGTTCCTCAACGCGAGGGGGGAGCCGCTCACGCGCATGGGGGCCTGGAAGGTGCTCAGGAAGCACGTGGAGCGCGCCGGGATCGAGAAGACCGTCACGCCGCACACGCTCCGGCACTCGTTCGCCACGCATCTGCTGGAAGGGGGCGCGGACCTGCGCGCCGTGCAGGAGATGCTGGGCCACGCGGACATCTCCACCACGCAGATCTACACGCACGTCGACCGCGAGTACCTGCGCAGCGTTCACCGGCAGTACCACCCACGCTCATGA
- a CDS encoding DedA family protein, which yields MLQELLDWFAGLPPLALYLALAFAAGIENVFPPLPSDTVVAFGSFIAARGHASPVLTYLATLTGNLAGAMFMYWLGARYGAERVLRRFGAAGSGRGRLEDMYARYGTLAIAVSRFLPGLRAIVPPVAGALRVGAIRALVAMGVASALWYGGITYLAFTAGANFEALQARIASGQKWVGLGAAALVALAVAVWLVRRRRRA from the coding sequence GTGCTGCAGGAGCTGCTCGATTGGTTCGCCGGACTGCCGCCGCTCGCGCTGTATCTCGCGCTGGCGTTCGCCGCGGGCATCGAGAACGTCTTCCCGCCGCTCCCGTCCGACACGGTCGTCGCGTTCGGCAGCTTCATCGCCGCGAGGGGGCACGCGTCGCCCGTGCTCACCTATCTCGCGACGCTCACCGGCAACCTCGCGGGCGCGATGTTCATGTACTGGCTCGGCGCGCGCTACGGTGCCGAGCGCGTCCTGCGCCGCTTCGGGGCCGCGGGGAGCGGGCGCGGGCGGCTGGAGGACATGTACGCGCGCTACGGCACGCTCGCCATCGCGGTGAGCCGCTTCCTCCCCGGGCTGCGGGCGATCGTGCCGCCGGTGGCCGGCGCGCTGCGCGTCGGCGCGATCCGCGCGCTGGTCGCGATGGGCGTCGCGTCCGCGCTCTGGTACGGCGGCATCACCTACCTCGCGTTCACCGCCGGCGCGAACTTCGAGGCGCTGCAGGCGCGGATCGCGAGCGGCCAGAAGTGGGTCGGCTTGGGCGCGGCGGCGCTGGTGGCGCTCGCCGTCGCGGTGTGGCTCGTGCGGCGTCGCCGGCGCGCGTGA
- the ispF gene encoding 2-C-methyl-D-erythritol 2,4-cyclodiphosphate synthase codes for MTVRVGVGYDSHRFGPGGPLVLGGVRLDVDYRLLGHSDGDAIAHALTDAVLGAAGAGDIGELFADTDPANAGRDSVEMLRIAVDRVRERGWRVSNADVTVVAERPRIGPHRDAMRAAMAEALGIAPDEVFVKGKTNEGLGWIGRGEGLACVAVASLVRDEPAA; via the coding sequence GTGACCGTACGGGTCGGCGTCGGGTACGACTCGCACCGCTTCGGCCCGGGCGGACCGCTGGTGCTCGGCGGGGTGCGCCTCGACGTCGACTACCGCCTGCTCGGCCACTCCGACGGCGACGCGATCGCGCACGCGCTCACCGACGCGGTGCTCGGCGCCGCCGGCGCGGGCGACATCGGCGAGCTGTTCGCCGACACCGACCCGGCGAATGCCGGGCGCGACTCGGTGGAGATGCTCCGCATCGCCGTCGACCGCGTGCGCGAGCGCGGCTGGCGCGTGTCGAACGCCGACGTGACCGTCGTGGCGGAGCGCCCGCGTATCGGCCCACACCGCGACGCGATGCGCGCGGCGATGGCGGAAGCGTTAGGCATCGCGCCGGACGAGGTGTTCGTGAAGGGGAAGACCAACGAAGGGCTCGGGTGGATCGGCCGCGGCGAGGGGCTCGCCTGCGTCGCCGTCGCCTCGCTCGTGCGCGACGAACCCGCGGCCTGA
- the mqnC gene encoding cyclic dehypoxanthinyl futalosine synthase — protein MGETRDFLDFYTNAPLLELGAAADAVRREKHPHNVVTFIVDRNINYTNVCVADCGFCAFYRRPKHGEGYTLSYEQIGAKIEETKALGGVQILIQGGHNPYIPFDWYLDLLRYIKKYHPIHVHGFSPSEVDFFATRFRMDAVDVIRELRKAGLDSIPGGGGEILVQRVRDYAAPKKAGADRWLEIMELAHKEGMKTSVTMMYGLGETLAERLEHLQRVREVQARTGGFTAFICWPLQPENTPEFQHMPKTDAVTYLRTVALARLVLDNVPNLQASWVTMGLKVGQTSLRFGCNDFGSLMIEENVVSAANTTYRTTVEEIERIITDAGFTPARRRQDYSVIAEPREASAAA, from the coding sequence ATGGGCGAGACCCGCGACTTCCTCGACTTCTACACGAACGCGCCGCTGCTGGAGCTGGGCGCGGCGGCCGACGCCGTGCGGCGCGAGAAGCACCCGCACAACGTCGTCACGTTCATCGTCGACCGGAACATCAACTACACGAACGTCTGCGTCGCCGACTGCGGCTTCTGCGCATTCTATCGCCGCCCGAAGCACGGTGAGGGCTACACGCTCTCGTACGAGCAGATCGGCGCGAAGATCGAGGAGACGAAGGCGTTGGGCGGCGTGCAGATCCTCATCCAGGGCGGCCACAACCCGTACATCCCGTTCGACTGGTACCTGGATCTGCTCCGCTACATCAAGAAGTACCACCCGATCCACGTGCACGGCTTCAGCCCGAGCGAGGTGGACTTCTTCGCCACGCGCTTCCGCATGGACGCGGTGGACGTGATCCGCGAGCTCCGCAAGGCGGGACTCGACTCCATCCCGGGGGGCGGCGGCGAGATCCTCGTGCAGCGCGTGCGCGACTACGCCGCCCCGAAGAAGGCGGGTGCCGATCGCTGGCTCGAGATCATGGAGCTCGCGCACAAGGAGGGGATGAAGACCTCCGTCACGATGATGTACGGGCTCGGCGAGACGCTCGCCGAGCGGCTCGAGCACCTGCAGCGCGTGCGCGAGGTGCAGGCGCGCACCGGCGGCTTCACGGCGTTCATCTGCTGGCCGCTGCAGCCGGAGAACACGCCCGAGTTCCAGCACATGCCGAAGACGGACGCGGTGACGTACCTGCGCACCGTCGCCCTGGCGCGGCTCGTGCTCGACAACGTCCCGAACCTGCAGGCGAGCTGGGTCACCATGGGCCTCAAGGTCGGCCAGACGTCGCTGCGCTTCGGCTGCAACGACTTCGGGTCGCTGATGATCGAGGAGAACGTGGTGTCCGCGGCGAACACGACGTACCGCACGACGGTCGAGGAGATCGAGCGCATCATCACCGACGCGGGGTTCACGCCGGCGCGCCGTCGGCAGGACTACTCGGTGATCGCCGAGCCGCGGGAGGCGTCGGCCGCGGCGTGA
- a CDS encoding menaquinone biosynthetic enzyme MqnA/MqnD family protein, whose translation MTTRVGRIPYVNCYPVYGAIDRGVVKLDGELVTGVPSVLNRAMAEGALDVSVVSAVEYARDAHRYLLLPDVSISCDGPVRSVLMFSDVPAESLGGRRVVVSKSSMTSVALLELLFENVWKCRPEFVPGDAEMSDLHAFERGGTRPARLVIGDAALLLGSGDARGDLGPEPYAHVYDLGAEWKRWTGLPFVFAVWIASRTTPVAEALGVHASLIESRDWGLAHRALLARQAHDATGVSLAACDEYLSGLDYGLSYPHLAGLTEFFRRLVSAGRVPNGTLAFLPAA comes from the coding sequence GTGACCACCCGCGTCGGCCGCATCCCGTACGTCAACTGCTACCCGGTCTACGGCGCCATCGACCGCGGCGTCGTGAAGCTCGACGGGGAGCTCGTGACCGGCGTGCCGTCGGTGCTGAATCGCGCGATGGCCGAGGGCGCGCTCGACGTCAGCGTCGTCTCCGCGGTGGAGTACGCGCGCGACGCGCACCGCTACCTGCTGCTCCCCGACGTGTCGATCTCGTGCGACGGGCCGGTGCGCAGCGTGTTGATGTTCTCCGACGTGCCCGCGGAATCGTTGGGCGGTCGCCGCGTCGTGGTGAGCAAGAGCTCCATGACGAGCGTCGCCCTGCTCGAGCTGCTGTTCGAGAACGTGTGGAAGTGCCGGCCGGAGTTCGTTCCCGGCGACGCGGAGATGTCCGACCTGCACGCGTTCGAGCGCGGCGGCACCCGCCCGGCGCGCCTCGTCATCGGCGACGCCGCGCTGCTGCTCGGCTCCGGCGACGCGCGCGGCGACCTCGGCCCCGAACCGTACGCGCACGTCTACGACCTCGGCGCCGAGTGGAAGCGCTGGACCGGGCTGCCGTTCGTGTTCGCGGTGTGGATCGCGAGCCGCACCACGCCCGTCGCGGAAGCGCTCGGCGTGCACGCGTCGCTCATCGAGTCGCGCGACTGGGGGCTGGCGCATCGCGCGCTGCTCGCCCGCCAGGCGCACGACGCCACCGGCGTGTCGCTCGCCGCGTGCGACGAGTACCTCTCCGGCCTCGACTACGGCCTCTCCTACCCGCACCTCGCGGGGCTGACGGAGTTCTTCCGCCGGCTCGTGAGCGCGGGGCGCGTGCCCAACGGCACGCTCGCCTTCCTCCCCGCCGCGTGA
- the mqnE gene encoding aminofutalosine synthase MqnE, with product MPQPVSFDLARIEDRALHPVAEKVLAGVRLDGADALALYRSPDLLGVGTMADAVNRARHGDRVTFAANQHINPTNICILRNTCHFCGYARTPREEGAYRYSIEQVLAEAAHAADGLTREFHIVGGLDVKTGLAYYQEMFRALKANFPHVHIKALTAVEIAHIARMEKLSWAEVLSALREAGLDTLPGGGAETFSSAVRDQIAERKLGGADYIGVHRAAHALGIRSNCTMLYGHVETMEDRVEHLQMLRDLQDETAGFLAYIPLAYHPDGNRLGEQLGRQGVASTGFDDLKMVAVGRLFLDNFAHVKSHWIMVTPAVTQVSLHFGVNDIEGTVVREKIYHAVGAHTPQGLTLEELLRLIRGAGKVPAERDSFYNVLRTFDDAPDAPDAPVAAAAVA from the coding sequence ATGCCGCAGCCGGTCTCGTTCGACCTCGCGCGCATCGAGGACCGCGCGCTACATCCCGTCGCCGAGAAGGTGCTCGCCGGCGTGCGACTCGACGGCGCCGACGCGCTCGCGCTGTATCGCTCGCCCGATCTGCTGGGCGTCGGCACGATGGCCGACGCCGTGAACCGTGCCCGCCACGGCGACCGCGTGACGTTCGCGGCGAACCAGCACATCAACCCGACGAACATCTGCATCCTGCGGAACACCTGCCACTTCTGCGGCTACGCGCGCACGCCGCGAGAGGAGGGGGCGTACCGCTACTCGATCGAGCAGGTGCTGGCCGAGGCGGCGCACGCGGCTGACGGGCTGACGCGCGAGTTCCACATCGTCGGTGGCCTCGACGTGAAGACGGGGCTCGCGTACTACCAGGAGATGTTCCGCGCGCTGAAGGCGAACTTCCCGCACGTGCACATCAAGGCGCTCACCGCGGTGGAGATCGCGCACATCGCGCGCATGGAGAAGCTCTCCTGGGCGGAGGTGCTGTCGGCGCTGCGCGAGGCGGGCCTCGACACGCTCCCCGGCGGCGGCGCGGAGACGTTCAGCTCCGCGGTGCGCGACCAGATCGCGGAACGGAAGCTCGGCGGCGCCGACTACATCGGCGTGCACCGCGCCGCGCATGCGTTAGGCATCCGGTCGAACTGCACGATGCTCTATGGCCACGTGGAGACGATGGAGGATCGCGTCGAGCACCTGCAGATGCTCCGCGACCTGCAGGACGAGACGGCCGGCTTCCTCGCCTACATCCCGCTCGCCTACCATCCGGACGGCAACCGACTCGGCGAGCAGCTCGGGCGGCAGGGCGTCGCGAGCACGGGATTCGACGATCTCAAGATGGTCGCCGTCGGCCGCCTGTTCCTCGACAACTTCGCGCACGTGAAGTCGCACTGGATCATGGTCACGCCGGCCGTGACGCAGGTCAGCCTGCACTTCGGCGTGAACGACATCGAGGGGACCGTGGTGCGCGAGAAGATCTACCACGCCGTCGGCGCGCACACGCCGCAGGGCCTCACGCTCGAGGAGCTGCTGCGGCTCATTCGCGGGGCGGGGAAGGTGCCGGCCGAGCGCGACTCGTTCTACAACGTGCTGCGCACGTTCGACGACGCGCCCGACGCGCCCGACGCGCCCGTGGCCGCCGCGGCGGTGGCCTGA
- the fabF gene encoding beta-ketoacyl-ACP synthase II, with amino-acid sequence MRRRVVVTGLGAVSPVGNDVATTWRSLLEGKSGGAPITKFDASNFAVRFACEVKAFDALLYMDRKEAKRSDLYTQYAMAGAVQAMADAGLAEGGFDPNELGVIIGSGIGGLNTFEDQHRTFMESGPKRISPFFIPMFISDIAAGVVSMRFGAKGPNFGIVSACATSAHAIGEAFRAIQYGDAEVMIAGGSEAAVTPMSIGGFANMGALSTRNDSPSTASRPFDATRDGFVMGEGAGVVVLEELEHARRRGAHIYGEVAGYAATGDAYHLTGQPPEHEGLQRSMRRALADAGLTVADVQYVNAHGTSTPLNDPNEAKAIRNVFREHTDLLSVSSTKSATGHMLGAAGAIEFIACTLAIRDRKVPPTINHSTPDPECDLDITPNVPRERDIDAALSNSSGFGGHNTTLAVRRFTE; translated from the coding sequence ATGCGACGAAGGGTCGTCGTCACCGGGTTGGGGGCGGTGTCGCCGGTCGGGAACGACGTGGCGACGACCTGGCGTTCGCTGCTCGAGGGGAAGTCGGGCGGAGCACCCATCACGAAGTTCGACGCGTCGAACTTCGCGGTCCGCTTCGCCTGTGAGGTGAAGGCGTTCGACGCGCTGCTGTACATGGATCGCAAGGAGGCCAAGCGCTCCGACCTGTACACGCAGTACGCGATGGCCGGCGCCGTCCAGGCGATGGCCGACGCGGGGCTCGCCGAGGGCGGGTTCGATCCGAACGAGCTGGGTGTCATCATCGGCAGCGGCATCGGTGGGCTGAACACGTTCGAGGATCAGCATCGCACGTTCATGGAGAGCGGGCCGAAGCGCATCTCGCCGTTCTTCATCCCGATGTTCATCTCCGACATCGCGGCCGGCGTCGTGTCCATGCGCTTCGGCGCGAAGGGGCCGAACTTCGGCATCGTCTCGGCGTGCGCCACGAGCGCGCACGCGATCGGCGAGGCGTTCCGCGCGATCCAGTACGGCGACGCGGAGGTCATGATCGCCGGCGGCTCCGAGGCCGCCGTCACACCGATGTCGATCGGCGGGTTCGCGAACATGGGCGCGCTCTCGACGCGCAACGACAGCCCGTCCACCGCGTCGCGCCCGTTCGACGCGACGCGCGACGGCTTCGTGATGGGCGAGGGCGCCGGCGTGGTGGTCCTCGAGGAGCTCGAGCACGCGCGGCGCCGCGGCGCGCACATCTACGGCGAGGTCGCGGGCTACGCCGCCACGGGCGACGCGTATCACCTCACCGGGCAGCCGCCGGAGCACGAGGGGCTGCAGCGCTCCATGCGCCGCGCGCTCGCCGACGCGGGGCTCACGGTCGCCGACGTGCAGTACGTGAACGCGCACGGCACCAGCACGCCGCTGAACGACCCGAACGAGGCGAAGGCGATCCGCAACGTGTTCCGCGAGCACACCGACCTGCTGAGCGTCAGCTCGACGAAGTCGGCGACGGGGCACATGCTCGGCGCGGCGGGCGCCATCGAGTTCATCGCGTGCACGCTCGCCATCCGCGATCGGAAGGTGCCGCCGACGATCAACCACAGCACTCCGGACCCGGAGTGCGACCTGGACATCACGCCTAACGTGCCGCGCGAGCGCGACATCGACGCGGCGCTGAGCAACAGCTCCGGCTTCGGCGGCCACAACACCACGCTCGCCGTCCGTCGGTTCACCGAGTGA